In the genome of Synechococcus sp. CB0101, the window ACCTGCTCAACGAGGCCGCGATTCTCGCCGCGCGCCGCGAGCTCACCGAAATCTCCATGGATGAGGTGAACGACGCGATTGAGCGCGTGATGGCTGGTCCTGAGAAGAAGGACCGCGTGATGAGCGAGAAGCGCAAGCGCTTGGTGGCCTACCACGAGGCAGGCCACGCCCTGGTGGGCGCGCTGATGCCCGACTACGACCCGGTGCAGAAGATCTCGATCATTCCCCGCGGCAACGCCGGCGGCCTCACCTTCTTCACCCCCAGTGAAGAGCGGATGGAATCGGGCCTTTACTCACGCGCCTATCTCCAGAACCAGATGGCGGTTGCCCTCGGCGGCCGCGTTGCTGAGGAGATCGTCTACGGCGAAGACGAGGTGACCACCGGTGCCTCCAACGACCTGCAGCAGGTGGCCCGTGTGGCTCGCCAGATGGTGACCCGCTTCGGCATGAGCGATCGCCTCGGTCCTGTGGCCCTCGGCCGCAGCCAGGGCGGCATGTTCCTCGGCCGCGACATTGCCGCTGAGCGTGACTTCTCTGAAGACACCGCCGCAGCGATCGACGAAGAGGTGAGCCAACTGGTGGCTGAGGCCTACAAGCGCGCCACGGCGGTGCTCAACGGCAACCGTGTGGTGCTGGATGAGCTCGCCGAGATGCTCGTGGAGCGGGAAACCGTGGACGCGGAGGACCTGCAGGAGCTGCTGATTCGCAGCGACGTGCGGGTGGCTGAGTACGTCTGATCCCTCCGGCTTGATCAGTGGCCTCCGCCGCCAGCCGTTGCTGGCGGTGCTTAGGCCTCAATCCCTCCAACAGGCTCGCCTGCAGCTCCAGCAGCTGCACCAGGCGGGCCTTTGCCATGCGGAGTTGGCGGTGGATCCCACGCCGGCGTGGGTGGCGATGGCGCGCGAGTTGGTGAGCAACTTCCCCGAGCTGCGCTTGGGAGCAGCATCCGTGCGCTGCTCGGCTGGCCTGGAGGCGGCTCTGCAGGCCGGCCTTGGCTACGTGGTGTCGCCGATCCTCGATCGTGCCCTGCTGGACCAAGCGGCGGCGGCGGCGATCACCCTGGTGCCCGGTGTTTTCAGTCCCACCGAAATCGCCGCGGCAGTGCGTTGGGGCGCACCGGCGGTGAAGCTCTATCCGGCTGTGAGCCTTGGACCTGGCTATTGGCGCTCCCTGGCGGGGCCGTTGCGGCCATTGCCCTTTTGTATTGCAGCCGGAGGCCTCGCGCCTGGTGATGCCAGCGCTTGGTATGCCGCCGGTGTGGATGCCCTGGCGCTGGGGAGCTGCCTGTTTGATGGCGCCCAGCTCGATCCAGCCCTGAGCCAGCTTGTTGTCAACCTGAGATCAAAGTGCTACTCCTGAGATAGACGATGTTGTCTGTATGTCTCAGCTCACGATCAAGCTCAGCGACAAGGCCGATGCCCTGATCGCTCAGCTTCAGAAGGAGATCTTCAATCGCCGCCGTAAGAAGGTGTCGGCCTCCGGCGTGGTGGAGACCTTGGTGGAGAGCGGCGCCAAATCGCAATCCGATAAGCGCTTCGCCACCTCCTGGAAGAACCTGATCAGCGACATCGAAAAGGCGGCCAAGCTCGCCAATGCCCACGGCAGCAAGCCCGCCAATCTCAGCGATGCGGAATGGGCCATGGTGCTCAGCCACCGCGCCCGCTCCGGTAGCCCCAAGGCGGCCGCAAAACCAGCTGCCAAAGCCAGCCGCCGCACCGCCGCGGCTACGCCAGCGACCGCCAAGGCTGCGCCTGCCCGCAAAGCAGCCGCGAAGCCCGCTGCCAAACCAGCGGCGAAGGCCAAGCCCAAGCCCGCCAAGGCTGCCCGTAACCCGGTGAAGAAGGCCGCTGTCAAAGCGGTGCCCAAAGCCAAGGCCGTGGCCGGCGGCTCCTCGGTGGCACGCCGCATGGCGAAGGCGGTGAGTCGTTTGAGTGCTGCATCGCCTGCAGCGCCCAGCAGCAATGGAGTCGCTCAGCTCACACCGGTGAGCTGAGCTCCAACAAGCTCAGTGGTGGATCACCACAGGCTGCACTGACCCTGTTGGCGCAGCAGGTGATCCGCCAGCACCAACGCCACCATCGCCTCCACCATCGGCACGGCCCGCGGCAGCACGCAGGGGTCGTGGCGGCCTTTGGCTTCCAGGGTGGTGGCTTCGCCGCGGTCGTTGATCGTTTGCTGAGCCTTGCGGATCGTGGCGGTTGGCTTGAACGCCACCCGGATCACGATCGGCTCGCCGTTGCTGATGCCGCCCTGAATGCCGCCTGAATTGTTGGTGGCGGTGTGCAGGGAGCCATCGCCGGTGGGCAGGAAGGCGTCGTTGTGCTCGCTGCCTTTCTGCAGCGTGCCCTCAAAGCCGGAGCCGATCTCAAAGCCCTTGGTGGCCGGCAGCGACATCACCGCCTTGGCCAGATCGGCTTCCAGCTTGTCGAATACGGGCATGCCGAGCCCCACGGGGGCCTGACGCACCACGCACTCGATCACGCCGCCGCAGGAATCGCCATCGCGGCCGATCGCCTCGATCCGCTCGATCATTTGCTCCGCCATCGCGGCATCCGGGCAGCGCACGATGTTGGCCTCCACATCGTCGAGTTGCACCGAGCTTGGATCGATCGTGGCTTCCAGGGTGTGAATGCGCTTCACCCAGGCGATCACCTCGGTGCCATTGGCCTTTGCCAGTAGCTGTTTGGCAATCGCACCGGCGGCAACACGGCCGATCGTTTCCCGGGCGGAGGCGCGGCCACCGCCACTGCGCGCCTGGATGCCGTATTTGGCCTGATAGGTCGCGTCAGCGTGGGAGGGGCGGAAGGCCACCTCCATCTCCTTGTAGTCCTGGGGCCGTTGATCCTTGTTGCGCACCACCATGGCGATTGGGGTGCCGAGGGTCACGCCGTCGAGCAGCCCGCTGAGGATCTCAACGCGGTCGTCTTCTTTGCGAGGGGTGGTGATCTTGCTCTGTCCGGGTTTGCGCCGGTCCAGTTCCGCCTGAATCGCCTCGAGATCGAGCTCAAGCCTTGGAGGGCAGCCATCCACGATCACACCCACCCCGCCGCCGTGGGATTCACCGAAGGTGCTGATGCGGAAGAGATCGCCGAAGCTGCTGCCCATGGGCTGAATGCGCTGCAGCGAGCCTACAAACTGGGCTCTGATTGAAGCCTGACGCGCCGGTGAGGAAAGAGGAGCGGGCAGCCCTGATCTTGCAGCGCCTGGAGGAGCATTACCCCACCACACCGGTGCCGCTGGATCACAGCGATGCCTTCACCTTGTTGATTGCGGTGCTGCTCAGCGCCCAATGCACCGACAAGAAGGTGAATGAGGTCACGCCTGCCTTGTTTGCGGCAGGCCCTACGCCCCAGGCCATGGCGGCTTTGCCGGAAGCCACGATCCTCGGCCATATCCGCCAACTGGGTCTGGCCAAGACCAAGGCCCGCAATGTGAAGCGGTTGGCTGAGTTGTTGTTGGAGCGCCACGGCGGCGACGTGCCGGCCAGCTTTCAAGCCTTGGAAGCGTTGCCGGGTGTCGGCCATAAAACGGCATCGGTGGTGATGGCGCAGGCCTTCGGCGTTCCTGCCTTTCCGGTCGACACCCATATCCATCGCCTGGCGCAGCGTTGGGGGCTCAGCAGTGGTGTGAGTGTGACCCGCACAGAAACCGATCTCAAGCGCTTGTTTCCCAAGCACGCCTGGAACAAGTTGCATCTGCAGATCATTTTTTATGGCCGCGAGTTCTGCACCGCACGCGGCTGTGATGGAACGGTGTGTCCGCTATGCCGTGAGTTGTATCCCAAGCGCCGCAAGCCGGTGGCTTGGATCAAAGCCTGACTCGTTGAGCTGCGCCTCCTCCCGAGCCCGGCACCAAGACAACAAAAAGCCCCCGCTTGCGCGGGGGCTTCTGGTTCAACCGTGATTGAACCGTTTTGAGGATCAACCTCAGCCGATGGCGGGGGCAGTCAGAGCCACGGGGGTGGCTTCTGCAGCAGCCAGGTCGAGGGGGAAGTTGTGAGCGTTGCGCTCGTGCATCACTTCCATACCCAGGTTGGCGCGGTTCAGCACGTCGGCCCAGGTGTTCAGCACACGACCCTGGGAATCCAGGATCGACTGGTTGAAGTTGAAGCCGTTCAGGTTGAACGCCATGGTGCTCACGCCCAGGGCGGTGAACCAGATGCCGACCACAGGCCAGGCAGCCAGGAAGAAGTGCAAGCTGCGGCTGTTGTTGAAGCTGGCGTATTGGAAGATCAGGCGACCGAAGTAACCGTGGGCAGCCACGATGTTGTAGGTCTCTTCCTCTTGGCCGAACTTGTAGCCGTAGTTCTGGGACTCGCTCTCGGTGGTTTCACGCACCAGGGAGGAGGTCACCAGGGAGCCGTGCATGGCGGAGAACAGGCTGCCGCCGAACACACCAGCCACACCAAGCATGTGGAAGGGGTGCATCAGGATGTTGTGCTCAGCCTGGAACACCAGCATGTAGTTGAAGGTGCCGCTGATACCCAGGGGCATGGCGTCCGAGAAGGAGCCCTGACCGAAGGGATACACAAGGAACACAGCAGAGGCTGCGGCCACGGGTGCGCTGTAAGCAACGCAGATCCAGGGGCGCATGCCCAGGCGGTAGGAGAGTTCCCACTCACGTCCCATGTAGGCGTAGATGCCGATGAGGAAGTGGAAAACCACCAGCTGGAAAGGACCGCCGTTGTACAGCCACTCGTCGAGGCTGGCGGCTTCCCAGATGGGATAGAAGTGCAGACCAATGGCGTTGCTGCTGGGGATCACAGCGCCAGAGATGATGTTGTTGCCGTACAGCAGGGAGCCGGCAACGGGCTCACGGATGCCGTCGATATCAACCGGGGGAGCGGCGATAAAGGCAACGATGAAGCAGATGGTGGCGGCCAGCAGGCAGGGAATCATCAGAACGCCGAACCAACCCACGTAGAGGCGGTTGTCGGTGCTGGTGACCCACTCGCAGAACTGGTTCCACGCAGAAGCGCCTTGGCGCTGCTGGATGGTGGTGGTCATGAGTACGGGATACGTAGTGCTCAGCAGCCAAGCCCGAATGGACTCGTTGTTGAGCGGGAAGGAAGGACAGGCCGGAAACCCGCCCTGCCACAGATGAATGTAACGGATGTTTGCGCCGTGTGACGCCCGCTTAAGGCTCGAGCTGGCGGGTTCGGCCAGCAGTGGTGCTTATCTCAAGGATCAGCTGTGCTTGTGACCCCAGTGACGGCAGGCGATTTGGTGACTTGGAGTCCCAGCGTCACCCTGGTGCCCACCCATGGCTGCTTCAACGCCTGCGACTACTGCAGCTTCCGGGTTCCCCTCGATCAGGCCGTGCCCCTGGGGCTGCCGGAGGCCAAGGAACAGTTGATGGCGCGCCCGTCGGCAGCTGAGGTGTTGCTCCTCAGCGGTGAGGTCCCTCCCGATTCCCCCACGCGGAAGGCCTGGTTCGCGCGCTTGCGCCAGCTCAGCCGTTTGGCCCTCGCCCGTGGGCGCTTGCCGCACACCAACGCCGGGCCCCTCTCGCGCCACGAAATGGCAGCCCTGGCCCGTCTCAATCCTTCGATGGGGTTGATGCTCGAAGGGGTAGGCCCCGCCTACGACGCCTTGCACCGCCGCGCTCCCAGCAAAACCCTGGCGATGCGGCTGGGGCAGTTGGAGCAGGCCGGCCGGTTGGGGGTGCCCTTCACCACTGGCTTGTTGCTTGGTGTCGGCGAAACGATGGCGGACCGTTCCCGCGCGTTGGAGTTGCTGGCGGTTTTGCAGCGGCGCTGGGGGCATCTCCAAGAGGTGATCCTTCAGCCCTGGCGGCCGGATGGCGAGGCTGCCAGACCCCTCAGTGCCCTGGAGCAGCGCGATCTCCTGGAGGTGATTGCCATGGCGCGGGAGCTCTTGCCGCCCGAGGTTCATCTGCAGACCCCTCCCAATCTCTGGCCCCTCGCCCAGTTGCCTGCGGCACTCGAAGCAGGCATCAACGATCTCGGCGGGATCGACTGCGTGGATGTGATCAATCCGGCCTATCCGCAGCCCACCCCCGAGGTGTTGCGGCAGCTGCTCGCTCCCTTGGGTTGGCGGCTCGAGCCCCGCACCTGCGTGCATCACCATTGGTGGCCCCTGCTGCCTTCCGCCCTGAAACGGCACGTGGAGCAGTGTGCGCGCTTGTTAGCGTCCGATCCGGCCCAGGCCCACGCGCCCCACACCTGACTGCCAGTGCGACACGCCTCCCTGGAGGAACAGCGGGTGCTGCTGGTGCGCCTGCCTTGTAACCCCATCTTTCCGATCGGCCCCGTTTACCTGGCCGATCACATCCACAAACAATTTCCCCAGGTTGAGCAGCGCCTGCTCGATCTGGCGGCGGTTCCGCTTCTGGATGTGGACGCTGTGCTGCGCGAGCAGATCGAACGGTTTGAGCCTTCGCTGCTGGTGTTCTCCTGGCGCGATATCCAGATTTATGCCCCGGTGGATGGGCGCGGCGGCAATCCGCTCCAGAACTCCTTTGAGGTGTTCTATGCCCGCAATCCGCTGAAGCGTTTGCGCGGTGCCATCGGTGGACTGCGCCTGATGGGCTCCTTCTACGGCGAACTGTGGCGCAATCTGCGCTTGGTGCGCCGAGGCCTGCGGGCCGCACGCCGCTTCCAGCCTGAGGCCCGTGCCGTGCTCGGCGGTGGCGCCGTGAGTGTGTTTTACGAGCAGCTGGGTCGCCAATTACCCCGCGGCACCGTGGTGTCGGTGGGGGAAGGGGAGCCGCTGCTGGAGAAGCTGATTCGCGGCGAATCCTTGGAGGGTGAGCGCTGCTTCATCGCTGGCGCGGAGCCCAGGCCCGGGCTGATCCACGAGCAGCCGGCCGGCATGGAGAAAACTGCCTGCGATTACAGCTATATCGCCTCAATTTGGCCCCAGCTCGACTGGTATCTCGACGGCGGCGACTTCTACGTGGGCGTGCAGACCAAGCGCGGCTGTCCTCATAACTGTTGTTACTGCGTGTACACCGTGGTGGAAGGCAAGGCGGTGCGCGTGAACCCCGTGGAGGAGGTGATCGCCGAGATGCGTCAGCTCTACGCCAAGGGGGTGCGGGGCTTCTGGTTCACCGACGCGCAGTTCATCCCGGCTCGCCGCTACATCGAAGACGCCAAGGAGCTGCTGCGGGCGATCCAGGCCCAGGGCTGGAGCGACATCCGCTGGGCTGCCTACATCCGTGCCGACAACCTCGACGCCGAGTTGGCGGAGCTGATGGTGGCCACGGGGATGGATTACTTCGAGATCGGCATCACCTCCGGCTCCCAGGAGCTCGTGCGCAAGATGCGCATGGGCTACAACCTGCGCACCGTGCTGGAGAACTGCCGCCTGTTGGCCCGGGCTGGTTTCCGAGAGCACGTGTCGGTCAACTACTCGTTCAACGTGATCGACGAGCGTCCGGAGACGATTCGCCAGACGGTGGCGTACCACCGCGAGCTGGAGCGCATTTTCGGAGCCGACAAGGTGGAGCCGGCGATCTTTTTCATTGGCCTCCAGCCCCATACCCACCTGGAGCAGTACGGCTTCGATCAGGGTCTGATCAAGCCGGGCTACAACCCGATGAGCATGCTCCCCTGGACCGCCCGCCAGCTGCTCTGGAATCCCGAGCCCATGGGCAGCACCTTCGGTCGCATCTGCCTGGAGGCGTTTGAGCGCAACCCCGCCGATTTCGGGCGCACGGTGATGGATCTGCTCGAGCGCGATTACGGCATCGCCCCCCTGGAGGAGGCGTTGCATGCTCCGGTGGAGGGCCGGCGCGCCTTGGCGACCGCCACCCGCTGATTAGCTCTGCGGCAGGTGCAGTTCGGCCTGCAATCCCCCAAGCTCGGAGCTATTCAGGGCAAGCCGCCCACCGTGCAACTGGCAGCAGCGTTCCACGATGGTGAGCCCCACGCCCGAGCGGTTGCGTTGCTGCCGGTCGTCGGCGGGGGCGATGCGGGGCATACCGAGCAGATTGGCGCTGCTTAGACCGCGACCGCTGTCTTCCACCAGCAGCACCACGTAGTGGCGCTGCTGCTCGGCGGCCAGCCGGATCGGAGGGGCGCCGTAGCGAATCGCGTTGTCGATCAGGTTTTGCAGGGCTCGCTCGATCAGGGCTTGATCCAGACGCACCAGCAGCCGTGGCACGGCCAGATCAATCGGCTGCTGGGGATAGCTGGCTGCCACCCGTTCACACAGTTCATCGAGGGCGCTCAGCCGCGGCCGGAAGGGTTCGGTTTGCTCGCCGGCGGCCTCCTGCAGCAGGTGGGTGAGGCTGATCAGTCGATCGATCTCCACCCGCAGCTGCGGTAGGGCCTCGCTCCAGGCGGTGGCTTCGCTCGGTTGGTCCTCCAAGCGCTCCACCCGCATCGACAAACGGGTGAGCGGGCTGCCCAGGTCATGGGCCAGGCCCTGCAGAAAACGGCGCCGTGATTCGTACTGTTGATTGAGCTGCTCGAGCACGCGGTTGATGCGAATGCTCAGTTCGCGCATCGCGCCCATGCCCCCTTCCGGTACCAGCTCCAGCTCGCCGGAGGGCATGGCCGGCAGTTGTCTGAGCAGTTGTTGGATCGGACGTTGCAGCTGCCACTGCAGAAATAGCGCCATTCCGCTGCTGCCCCCCAGCAGCAGGCTCCCGATCCGGATCGCTGGCCAGAGCCAGGGCAGGGCGGTGCCGGGGCTGGCATAGACCCATAGCAGTGGCTCTGCTGCGGTGGAGCGCTGCACCGCCAACCAATAGCCCCCGAGCCAGCTGCGTTGGCTTGGAGGATCGCGGCGCAGGGGCCCGGCTAGCCCCTCATCCTTGAGGCTGCTGCGTAGGGCGTCGGCTTCTTGCCCTGCGGCAGGAAGGCTCTCCGGCGGCGGTTGTACGGCGGCCCAGATGCGCAGGGGGCGTTGTTGCCCGCGGCTGGCGGGCTGTCCTTGTAATTGCTTGGCCTGGCGCGTCAGGCTCAGGCTGATCGCCTGGGTGGTGGTGGTTTGCAGCAGCTTGGGCATCCCCAGGCTGAGCAGAGCGAAGCTGCCCGCCCAGGCACTGGCCACGCAGAGGAGCAAGCGCAGGCTGTCGCTTCCCGTGAAGCCTCGAAATCGGTTGGCCCCCGCCCCCATCCGTTCAGGCCTGGGGGTCGATCTGCACGTCGGCGTTCAGGCGATAACCCCGGCCGCGCACCGCTTCGATCATGCGGCCGCTGCCGCGCTTGCAGCTGTTCAGCAATTTCCGCAGCTTGGAGATGCGCACATCGATGCTGCGGCTGTTGGTGGCATCCACCAGGCTGCCGGTGGCCTGGCAAAGCTGTTCGCGCTCAAAGGCAATGCCGGGTGAGAGGCAGAAGAAGCTGAGCAGCGAGGCATCACCTCGGCTGAGGCTGTTCACCACGCCCGTAGGGCCCTGCAGTTCCAGCCGAGCTGGATCAAACACCAAGGTATTGATCCGGAAGATCTGCTCGGGTGGCCGTTGGGGCGTGAGTTCGCGGCGGTAGTCGAGCAGGCGCTCCAGCCGCAGCTGCAGCTCACGCCACAGGAACGGTTTGGCCATGTAGTCGTCGGCACCGGTTTCCAGGCCTTCGATGCGTTCATCAGCGGCCCCCAGTGCCGAGAGCATCAGCACCGGGAAGCGATGGCCCTGCTCGCGCAAACGCTCCAGCAGGTGGGTGCCGCTCTGGCCGGGCAGCAGTCGATCCAGCACCAGCACGTGGGGCATCTCGTCGTGCAGCGCCTGATCAAGGCCATCGCCGTCTTCAAAGCTGCGGGTCTGCCAGCCGCAGCTGTTGAAGCGCTCCTCCAGCAGAGAGAGGAGGTCGCGATCGTCGTCCACCACCCACACCCGGGCATCGGGGTGGTTCGAGGTCGCAAGCCGTTGGGCGGTGGTTGCCGTCATGGTGCGCTGGAGCTGCTGGTTGTATTCCACCAAGGCCGGCGGGCCAAGAGCAACAGGCTGAGGCCGAGCATGCCGATCCAACCCCCGATCGGGTTATCGGGACCCATCAGCCAGGCCGGGGTTCCAGGTGGGATCAGCACCAGTCCTTGATGCAGCACAAACCAGCCGCCCACCAGGCCGCCATGCAGGCCAATGGCCCCCCAGATCAGCCCTCCATCGGCCCGGCGTTGCAAGCCCAGGGCCAAGCCGAGCAGCAACAGGCCGATCAGCAGGCCGATCAGCAGCACAGGAGGCAGGTTGAAGCGCGTGTGCACCAGGCTGAACAGGCCTGCTTGCAGCCAAAGTGCACGCTGGCGCCCAAGCAACAGGCTGAGTTCTCCGAGAAGCCAACCGCGAAACAGCAGTTCTTCCGCGAAGGCCACCCCCAGCCCGAGGGCGGCGGCGTTCAGCAACAGACCCGCATTGAGGCGGGGCATCCAGCTCAGCTGCCCCGTTAATGCCAATGCCACCAGTACCAGGGCCAACAGGGCGGCGGCCTTGAACACACCTCGCAGCAGTGCCTTGAGCACCGCAGCGGGGTTGCCCCTCACCCCCAGGCGTCGCCAGGGTTCGGGGTCATCCCAGCAGCGACGCACGCGCCTGGGCAGCGTGACCAGCAGGGCTCCTACGGCCGCCAGCGCCGCCAAGCTGGCCTGCAGCGCACTGGGCACACCCAGCGCTTGCAGCAGCAGCTGAAATCCCAGAAACACAGCCACCAGTGCAGCTGGGTAGAGCACGGTGCTCCACCAGTGCAGCTGCGGACCGGTGGCGTGGTGCATCAGCTTTCCGGTTCGATCGTGCTGGTGAGCCCTTTGGCTTTGAGCGTTTCGCTGTAAAACTCCGCCGGCTCGATATCGCACACGATCACCAGGCCCACGCCAGTGTTGTGGGCCTCCAGCATCACGGCGATGGCGTCTTGCTCGCTGAGCGAGGGCACCACCTGCCTCAGGGTGCCCACCACGTATTCCATGGTGTTCACCGGGTCGTTGTGCAGCAGCACCTTGTAGCGGGGCGAGGGCTTGCGCACCCGCTCCGGGGCTTTCTCCATCACGGCGCCGCCGCCGCTTTCACGGCCGGGCGTTTGGGTGGCGGTGAAAGCGGCTGTGCAGGGGGTGGATCGAGGCATCCAGTCCAACTCCGGCATCACGACAGCGGACTTTAGGCAGCAACTCAGGCCGCAGCGGCTGCTGGAGCCAGGGCGGCCTGGATGCGACGCATCGCTTCCAGCACGTTCTCGCGGCTGTTGAAGGCCGAGAGGCGGAAGTAACCCTCGCCGGCGGCGCCGAAGCCGCTGCCGGGGGTGCCCACCACGTTGGCCTGGTTGAGCAGCAGATCGAAGAAGCCCCAGGAATCCACGCCCTCAGGGGTTTTGATCCACACATAGGGGGCTTGCTCTCCGCCGTACACCTGCAGGCCGGCGGCGCTCAGCTCGCGGCGAATAATCGCAGCGTTCTCCATGTAGAAGCTGATCAGGGCCTTCACCTGGGCCTGGCCTTCAGGGGAATACACCGCTTCGGCGCCGCGCTGCACGATGTAGCTCACGCCGTTGAACTTGGTGCACTGGCGGCGGTTCCACAGGGCCCACAGCTCCACCGCTTCCCCATTGGCGGCGGTGCCCATCAGGCCGCGGGGCACCACGGTGAGGGCGCAGCGGGTGCCGGTGAAGCCAGCGTTTTTGGAGAAGGAGCGGAATTCGATCGCGCACTCGCGGGCGCCTTCGATCTCATAGATCGAGTGGGGCAGCGCGGGGTCCTGAATGAACGCCTCATAGGCCGCATCGAACAGGATCAGGGCGCCGTTGGCACGGGCGTAGTCCACCCAGGCCTTGAGCTGTTCCTTGGTGGCCACCGCACCCGTGGGGTTGTTGGGGAAGCAGAGGTAGATCAGATCCACCTTCTCGCTCGGGATCTGGGCGGTGAAGTTGTTGGCGGCGTTGATCGGCAGGTAGGTGAGCCCGCCGTACTGGCCGGCGTCATCGGCATCGCCGGTGCGGCCCGCCATCACGTTGCTGTCCACATACACCGGATACACCGGGTCGGTGACGGCGATGCGGTTGCCTTCGCCCAGGATGTCGAGGATGTTGGCGCTGTCGCACTTGGAGCCGTCGGAGACGAAGATCTCCTCGGCGCTGATCTGGCAGCCGCGGGCCTGGAAATCGTGCTGGGCGATGGCCTCACGCAGCCAGAGGTAGCCCTGCTCGGGGCCATAGCCGTGGAAGCCTTCGCGGGTTCCCATTTCATCCACCGCGGCCTTCATGGCGTTGCGGCAGGCCTCGGGCAGCGGTTCGGTCACATCGCCGATGCCCAGGCGGATGATCGGGGCGTTGGGGTTGGCTTCGCTGAAGGCCTTCACCCGCCGAGCGATCTCGGGGAAGAGATAACCAGCCTTGAGCTTGAGGTAATTGCCGTTGACCTGGGCCATGTCGCGACTGGGCCACGCGGGCCCCTTGGGTACTGGGCGCGATTGTCCTATGCGGTGGTGGCCTTCCGGGGTGCACCGCTGCATACGATCGATGCAGCGCTGCCGCCGCCACCGTGACTGTTGCTCCCGCTCAGCCGGTGGATTTCGAGGCCTTGGTGGATCGCACCATCGCCAAGCCGGGCCGCTACCTCGGCAATGAGCTCGGCGTGCAGCCGCGCGACTGGGATCAGGCCTGGCCGGCCGCTGGCGTGCGCTGGGCGCTCACCTACCCCGAGATCTACGAGGTGGGGTCGAGCAACACCGGTCACATCATTCTCTATTCGATTCTGAACAGCGTTCCGGGTCAGCTGTGTGATCGCAGCTATCTGCCTGGCCCGGATCTGGCGGAGCGGTTGCGTGCCCGCGGTGAGGCCCTCTTTGCGGTGGAAAGCCGCAGGCCCCTCCCCGCGTTCGACATTCTCGGGTTCTCGCTCAGCTACGAGCTGGGCGCCACCAACATCCTCTCGATGCTGGAGCTGGCCCAGGTGCCGCTCCGGGCCGCTGATCGCGGTGATCTCCCCCTATCGGATCCGGCGGCTCCGCCGCTGATCTTTGCCGGCGGCCCCACGGCCACCAGTAACCCCGAGCCATTCGCGGCCTTCTTCGACTTCGTGGTGCTGGGGGATGGCGAAGAGGTGCTGCCGGAGATCGGGCTGGTGGTGGCCGAAGCCAAGGCCGCTGGCCTGAGCCGGCGCGAGCTGTTGATCGATCTGGCGCAGGTGCCGGGTGTGTATGTGCCGGCCCTCTACGGCCCAGCTGCCGATGGCGTGACCCAAGTGCCGCTGCTGGCAGGAGTGCCAGAGCGGGTGCTGCGGCGCACCGCCACGCCGATGCCCCACTACGCCATGGGGTTGGTGCCCCACATCGAAACGGTGCACGACCGGCTCACGGTGGAGATTCGCCGCGGCTGCACCCGCGGCTGCCGCTTCTGCCAGCCCGGCATGCTCACGCGCCCCGCCCGCGATGTGGAACCCGAAGCGGTGATCGAGGCGATCGAAACCGGCATGGAGCGCACCGGCTATTCCGATTTCTCGCTGCTGTCGCTGAGCTGCTCCGATTACCTCGCCCTACCGGCCGTGGGGGTGGAGCTGCGCAACCGCCTCGCCGATAAAAATGTGAGCCTCACGCTGCCCAGTCAGCGGGTGGACCGCTTCGACGAGAACATCGCCCACATCCTCGGGGGCACCCGCAAGGCGGGCCTCACGTTTGCACCGGAAGCCGGCACTCAGCGCCTGCGCGACATCGTGAACAAGGGCCTCACCGACGAGGAGCTGCTGCGCGGGATCCGCACCGCCATGGAGAACGGCTACCGCAAGGTGAAGCTCTATTTCATGATCGGTCTGCCAGGGGAAACCGATGCCGATGTGATTGGCAT includes:
- a CDS encoding photosystem II high light acclimation radical SAM protein — its product is MRHASLEEQRVLLVRLPCNPIFPIGPVYLADHIHKQFPQVEQRLLDLAAVPLLDVDAVLREQIERFEPSLLVFSWRDIQIYAPVDGRGGNPLQNSFEVFYARNPLKRLRGAIGGLRLMGSFYGELWRNLRLVRRGLRAARRFQPEARAVLGGGAVSVFYEQLGRQLPRGTVVSVGEGEPLLEKLIRGESLEGERCFIAGAEPRPGLIHEQPAGMEKTACDYSYIASIWPQLDWYLDGGDFYVGVQTKRGCPHNCCYCVYTVVEGKAVRVNPVEEVIAEMRQLYAKGVRGFWFTDAQFIPARRYIEDAKELLRAIQAQGWSDIRWAAYIRADNLDAELAELMVATGMDYFEIGITSGSQELVRKMRMGYNLRTVLENCRLLARAGFREHVSVNYSFNVIDERPETIRQTVAYHRELERIFGADKVEPAIFFIGLQPHTHLEQYGFDQGLIKPGYNPMSMLPWTARQLLWNPEPMGSTFGRICLEAFERNPADFGRTVMDLLERDYGIAPLEEALHAPVEGRRALATATR
- the aroC gene encoding chorismate synthase, whose amino-acid sequence is MGSSFGDLFRISTFGESHGGGVGVIVDGCPPRLELDLEAIQAELDRRKPGQSKITTPRKEDDRVEILSGLLDGVTLGTPIAMVVRNKDQRPQDYKEMEVAFRPSHADATYQAKYGIQARSGGGRASARETIGRVAAGAIAKQLLAKANGTEVIAWVKRIHTLEATIDPSSVQLDDVEANIVRCPDAAMAEQMIERIEAIGRDGDSCGGVIECVVRQAPVGLGMPVFDKLEADLAKAVMSLPATKGFEIGSGFEGTLQKGSEHNDAFLPTGDGSLHTATNNSGGIQGGISNGEPIVIRVAFKPTATIRKAQQTINDRGEATTLEAKGRHDPCVLPRAVPMVEAMVALVLADHLLRQQGQCSLW
- the psbA gene encoding photosystem II q(b) protein; this encodes MTTTIQQRQGASAWNQFCEWVTSTDNRLYVGWFGVLMIPCLLAATICFIVAFIAAPPVDIDGIREPVAGSLLYGNNIISGAVIPSSNAIGLHFYPIWEAASLDEWLYNGGPFQLVVFHFLIGIYAYMGREWELSYRLGMRPWICVAYSAPVAAASAVFLVYPFGQGSFSDAMPLGISGTFNYMLVFQAEHNILMHPFHMLGVAGVFGGSLFSAMHGSLVTSSLVRETTESESQNYGYKFGQEEETYNIVAAHGYFGRLIFQYASFNNSRSLHFFLAAWPVVGIWFTALGVSTMAFNLNGFNFNQSILDSQGRVLNTWADVLNRANLGMEVMHERNAHNFPLDLAAAEATPVALTAPAIG
- a CDS encoding bifunctional 4-hydroxy-2-oxoglutarate aldolase/2-dehydro-3-deoxy-phosphogluconate aldolase; translation: MISGLRRQPLLAVLRPQSLQQARLQLQQLHQAGLCHAELAVDPTPAWVAMARELVSNFPELRLGAASVRCSAGLEAALQAGLGYVVSPILDRALLDQAAAAAITLVPGVFSPTEIAAAVRWGAPAVKLYPAVSLGPGYWRSLAGPLRPLPFCIAAGGLAPGDASAWYAAGVDALALGSCLFDGAQLDPALSQLVVNLRSKCYS
- the nth gene encoding endonuclease III, giving the protein MRKEERAALILQRLEEHYPTTPVPLDHSDAFTLLIAVLLSAQCTDKKVNEVTPALFAAGPTPQAMAALPEATILGHIRQLGLAKTKARNVKRLAELLLERHGGDVPASFQALEALPGVGHKTASVVMAQAFGVPAFPVDTHIHRLAQRWGLSSGVSVTRTETDLKRLFPKHAWNKLHLQIIFYGREFCTARGCDGTVCPLCRELYPKRRKPVAWIKA
- the cofG gene encoding 7,8-didemethyl-8-hydroxy-5-deazariboflavin synthase subunit CofG, with product MVTWSPSVTLVPTHGCFNACDYCSFRVPLDQAVPLGLPEAKEQLMARPSAAEVLLLSGEVPPDSPTRKAWFARLRQLSRLALARGRLPHTNAGPLSRHEMAALARLNPSMGLMLEGVGPAYDALHRRAPSKTLAMRLGQLEQAGRLGVPFTTGLLLGVGETMADRSRALELLAVLQRRWGHLQEVILQPWRPDGEAARPLSALEQRDLLEVIAMARELLPPEVHLQTPPNLWPLAQLPAALEAGINDLGGIDCVDVINPAYPQPTPEVLRQLLAPLGWRLEPRTCVHHHWWPLLPSALKRHVEQCARLLASDPAQAHAPHT